The Temnothorax longispinosus isolate EJ_2023e chromosome 12, Tlon_JGU_v1, whole genome shotgun sequence genome includes a window with the following:
- the Klp3a gene encoding chromosome-associated kinesin KIF4 isoform X1, with protein sequence MYVYVRTRACQQSATAAGTRNGGNPRARIVLCTRPVEFSSRFCLILSRSVTLRAKTAKALDSRDRPLKMCDDTVRVALRIRPLVESELEKGCQACLDTIPGEHQVRICNTDKAFTYNYVFPPHVGQEDFYNTAIKRLVDNTFQGYNVTILAYGQTGSGKTHSMGTNYTGVGEKGIIPRVIYDIFDIIESKEDWNFKVAVSFMELYQEQLYDLLSDKQKSQSIVDIREDGKSIRIVGVTEKQVANAQETLECLAQGSMGRVTGATAMNAHSSRSHAIFTLCIRQQKSDDPNTATVAKLHLVDLAGSERSKKTQATGERFKEGVNINKGLLALGNVISQLGDGASGTYIGYRDSKLTRLLQDSLGGNSMTLMVACVSPADYNLDETLSTLRYADRARKIKNKPIVNQDPKVAEINRLNKLVQELRLALMSQELGITCPKEHEALEEKYRVLQHKLRDMTEKLNLNLGEIVIMHERAEMAEQAREKIRIAMALLLDEFKQVLQDFDTCSEIDDEKRNKLKAIYERMLDIQNDERKASEELINHEISNSKNCVSHVAEDVAECVRTEESNNVEDSLDYFDKKEEEHTLRQAERNNEVQNINKELALKESLVSELIKSATQETAESRKNIIEMEQELKRLHAEKEENLQAVHAHNVSSKLAETRRKKVQELERKIAELTRKCTEQNKIIKGKEKQDQRIKTLASEIQSLKETRVKLIRQMRNDANNFTKWKQSKEKEINKLRTQDRKRAYEMVRMKIEHNKQENVFKRKMEEAFAVNKRLKGALEMQRKAIQRQERKANSKEEIKTWMAQELEVLMATVEADYSLEKLMQDRASLVHQLEQLKKNSDPDEEELMTLTEFIELRNAQIADLQQKILESDQETRTSARWNIIRTIADAKAAFETAFHIITQDRKQQCYKYDELKEKYRNLEARLEEYEKRDRVNEMSRPRNTSDTSSSDTETLTKSERQILTENKLNTNERSPTKKRKRESKIEVINENAYLSHDDSSMMEDDVDKDPDWKKTPLYSRIQKLQNKSKLSIQRLTFKMEPDSSPIKCACKTKCATRICTCRKNGITCNNCSCDSEQCQNKDKQNLRTTLFSDVMEDEAKCD encoded by the exons atgtatgtatacgtCCGTACTCGTGCGTGTCAACAGTCCGCAACAGCCGCCGGAACCCGGAACGGCGGGAACCCTCGCGCTCGCATTGTCTTGTGTACGAGACCGGTAGAATTTTCTTCTCGGTTCTGTCTGATTCTGTCACGTTCTGTCACGCTCCGTGCGAAAACTGCGAAAGCACTCGATAGTCGAGACCGACCCTTAAAG ATGTGCGACGATACTGTTCGCGTCGCTCTACGTATCCGTCCATTGGTAGAGAGCGAGCTAGAGAAAGGCTGTCAAGCATGCTTGGACACAATCCCCGGAGAACACCAAGTTCGCATATGCAATACCGACAAAGCATTCACGTACAATTACGTATTTCCTCCTCACGTTGGACAAGAGGACTTTTATAACACAGCAATCAAACGACTTGTAGATAATACTTTCCaag GCTATAACGTTACGATACTGGCATATGGACAGACTGGTAGTGGTAAGACCCATTCCATGGGCACCAATTACACAGGTGTGGGAGAGAAGGGTATTATTCCGCGAGTTATCTACGATATATTTGACATAATTGAATCCAAGGAAGACTGGAACTTTAAAGTTGCGGTCTCATTCATGGAATTGTATCAAGAACAATTGTACGATCTCTTGTCCGACAAGCAGAAAAGTCAATCCATCGTAGATATTAGAGAGGATGGAAAAAGCATAAGAATTGTTGGCGTAACCGAGAAACAAGTTGCGAACGCTCAAGAGACGTTAGAGTGTTTAGCCCAAGGTTCCATGGGTCGCGTAACGGGAGCTACTGCTATGAATGCGCATAGTAGTCGTAGTCACGCAATATTTACGTTATGCATACGCCAGCAAAAGAGTGATGATCC GAATACAGCAACAGTGGCGAAACTTCATTTGGTTGATTTAGCTGGATCTGAACGGAGTAAAAAAACTCAAGCCACCGGAGAACGGTTTAAAGAGGgtgtaaatataaacaagGGTCTACTGGCTCTAGGGAATGTCATCTCACAACTTGGTGACGGTGCCTCTGGGACTTACATAGGATACAGGGACAGCAAGCTTACCCGATTGTTACAAGATTCTTTAGGCGGCAACTCCATGACGCTTATGGTCGCCTGTGTCAGTCCAGCCG ATTATAATTTGGATGAAACTCTTAGTACGTTGAGATATGCCGATCGTGCGCGCAAGATAAAGAACAAGCCGATCGTGAATCAAGATCCGAAAGTAGCGGAGATCAATCGCTTGAACAAATTGGTTCAGGAACTGCGGCTGGCCCTTATGAGTCAAGAACTCGGCATAACGTGTCCAAAGGAGCATGAGGCACTCGAGGAGAAATATCGTGTATTACAGCACAAACTCAGAGACATGacggaaaaattaaatttgaatttaggAGAAATTGTAATTATGCACGAACGAGCGGAAATGGCAGAACAAGCtcgagaaaaaattagaattgcCATGGCATTATTATTAGACgaattcaagcaagttttacAAGATTTCGATACTTGTTCTGAAATCGATGACgaaaaacgtaataaattaaaagcgaTATACGAAAGGATGTTGG ATATCCAAAATGATGAAAGGAAGGCATCTGAAGAGCTTATAAATCATGAAATATCCAACTCCAAAAATTGCGTCTCGCACGTGGCGGAAGATGTAGCGGAATGTGTACGTACAGAGGAATCGAACAATGTCGAAGACAGTTTGGATTACTTTGACAAAAAGGAAGAGGAACACACCTTACGGCAAGCGGAGCGAAACAACGAggtgcaaaatattaataaggaACTGGCGCTTAAAGAAAGCCTCGTGTCGGAACTCATAAAAAGCGCCACGCAAGAAACTGCCGAAAGCCGTAAGAACATCATTGAGATGGAGCAAGAACTCAAACGGCTACATgcggaaaaagaggaaaatttACAAGCGGTACACGCACACAACGTCAGCTCCAA ATTGGCTGAGACGCGTCGTAAAAAGGTGCAAGAATTGGAAAGAAAGATAGCGGAATTGACACGCAAGTGCACGGAACAGAACAAGATAATCAAGGGGAAAGAGAAGCAGGATCAAAGGATTAAAACTCTCGCCAGTGAGATACAGTCGTTAAAGGAAACTCGAGTCAAGCTTATCAGGCAGATGCGCAACGacgcaaataattttacaaagtgGAAACAATCCAAGGAGaaggaaattaataaattacgaacACAGGATCGTAAGCGTGCTTACGAAATGGTACGCATGAAAATAGAACATAATAAACAAGAGAATGTCtttaagagaaaaatggaGGAGGCCTTTGCAGTTAACAAAAGATTAAAG GGCGCATTGGAGATGCAGAGAAAGGCGATACAGCGTCAGGAAAGGAAGGCCAATAGCAAAGAGGAGATAAAAACTTGGATGGCTCAGGAATTGGAAGTATTAATGGCCACCGTAGAAGCGGATTATTCTCTTGAAAAACTGATGCAAGATAGAGCTTCATTGGTGCATCAATTGGagcaacttaaaaaaaatagcgatCCGGATGAAGAGGAGCTTATGACTCTTACCGAATTTATAGAACTGCGTAACGCACAAATTGCAGATCTGCAGCAAAAGATTCTCGAGTCGGACCAGG AAACTAGGACAAGTGCCAGATGGAATATAATACGTACAATAGCGGACGCCAAGGCGGCATTTGAAACGGCATTCCATATAATTACACAAGACAGGAAGCAACAGTGTTACAAGTATGACGAATTGAAA GAGAAGTATCGGAACTTGGAAGCGCGATTGGAGGAATATGAAAAACGGGATAGAGTAAATGAAATGTCTCGTCCGCGAAATACGTCTGACACGTCCTCTAGCGATACTGAAACTTTGACAAAATCTGAAAGACAG ATTTTAACAGAGAATAAGTTAAATACGAATGAAAGATCACCGactaagaaaagaaagagggaaagtAAAATAGAGGTAATCAACGAGAATGCTTACTTATCGCACGATGATAGTTCAATGATGGAGGACGATGTCGATAAAGATCCAGATTGGAAAAAGACACCGCTTTACAGTCGCATACAAAAGTTGCAG AATAAATCAAAACTTTCCATTCAACGATTGACTTTTAAAATGGAACCCGATTCGAGCCCGATAAAGTGCGCTTGTAAAACTAAATGTGCTACACGGATATGCACGTGTCGCAAGAATGGAATTACCTGCAACAACTGTAGCTGTGACTCGGAACAATGTCAGAATAAAGACAAACAGAAT ttgCGTACTACGCTATTTTCAGATGTCATGGAGGATGAAGCAAAATGTGATTAG
- the Klp3a gene encoding chromosome-associated kinesin KIF4 isoform X2 — MCDDTVRVALRIRPLVESELEKGCQACLDTIPGEHQVRICNTDKAFTYNYVFPPHVGQEDFYNTAIKRLVDNTFQGYNVTILAYGQTGSGKTHSMGTNYTGVGEKGIIPRVIYDIFDIIESKEDWNFKVAVSFMELYQEQLYDLLSDKQKSQSIVDIREDGKSIRIVGVTEKQVANAQETLECLAQGSMGRVTGATAMNAHSSRSHAIFTLCIRQQKSDDPNTATVAKLHLVDLAGSERSKKTQATGERFKEGVNINKGLLALGNVISQLGDGASGTYIGYRDSKLTRLLQDSLGGNSMTLMVACVSPADYNLDETLSTLRYADRARKIKNKPIVNQDPKVAEINRLNKLVQELRLALMSQELGITCPKEHEALEEKYRVLQHKLRDMTEKLNLNLGEIVIMHERAEMAEQAREKIRIAMALLLDEFKQVLQDFDTCSEIDDEKRNKLKAIYERMLDIQNDERKASEELINHEISNSKNCVSHVAEDVAECVRTEESNNVEDSLDYFDKKEEEHTLRQAERNNEVQNINKELALKESLVSELIKSATQETAESRKNIIEMEQELKRLHAEKEENLQAVHAHNVSSKLAETRRKKVQELERKIAELTRKCTEQNKIIKGKEKQDQRIKTLASEIQSLKETRVKLIRQMRNDANNFTKWKQSKEKEINKLRTQDRKRAYEMVRMKIEHNKQENVFKRKMEEAFAVNKRLKGALEMQRKAIQRQERKANSKEEIKTWMAQELEVLMATVEADYSLEKLMQDRASLVHQLEQLKKNSDPDEEELMTLTEFIELRNAQIADLQQKILESDQETRTSARWNIIRTIADAKAAFETAFHIITQDRKQQCYKYDELKEKYRNLEARLEEYEKRDRVNEMSRPRNTSDTSSSDTETLTKSERQILTENKLNTNERSPTKKRKRESKIEVINENAYLSHDDSSMMEDDVDKDPDWKKTPLYSRIQKLQNKSKLSIQRLTFKMEPDSSPIKCACKTKCATRICTCRKNGITCNNCSCDSEQCQNKDKQNLRTTLFSDVMEDEAKCD, encoded by the exons ATGTGCGACGATACTGTTCGCGTCGCTCTACGTATCCGTCCATTGGTAGAGAGCGAGCTAGAGAAAGGCTGTCAAGCATGCTTGGACACAATCCCCGGAGAACACCAAGTTCGCATATGCAATACCGACAAAGCATTCACGTACAATTACGTATTTCCTCCTCACGTTGGACAAGAGGACTTTTATAACACAGCAATCAAACGACTTGTAGATAATACTTTCCaag GCTATAACGTTACGATACTGGCATATGGACAGACTGGTAGTGGTAAGACCCATTCCATGGGCACCAATTACACAGGTGTGGGAGAGAAGGGTATTATTCCGCGAGTTATCTACGATATATTTGACATAATTGAATCCAAGGAAGACTGGAACTTTAAAGTTGCGGTCTCATTCATGGAATTGTATCAAGAACAATTGTACGATCTCTTGTCCGACAAGCAGAAAAGTCAATCCATCGTAGATATTAGAGAGGATGGAAAAAGCATAAGAATTGTTGGCGTAACCGAGAAACAAGTTGCGAACGCTCAAGAGACGTTAGAGTGTTTAGCCCAAGGTTCCATGGGTCGCGTAACGGGAGCTACTGCTATGAATGCGCATAGTAGTCGTAGTCACGCAATATTTACGTTATGCATACGCCAGCAAAAGAGTGATGATCC GAATACAGCAACAGTGGCGAAACTTCATTTGGTTGATTTAGCTGGATCTGAACGGAGTAAAAAAACTCAAGCCACCGGAGAACGGTTTAAAGAGGgtgtaaatataaacaagGGTCTACTGGCTCTAGGGAATGTCATCTCACAACTTGGTGACGGTGCCTCTGGGACTTACATAGGATACAGGGACAGCAAGCTTACCCGATTGTTACAAGATTCTTTAGGCGGCAACTCCATGACGCTTATGGTCGCCTGTGTCAGTCCAGCCG ATTATAATTTGGATGAAACTCTTAGTACGTTGAGATATGCCGATCGTGCGCGCAAGATAAAGAACAAGCCGATCGTGAATCAAGATCCGAAAGTAGCGGAGATCAATCGCTTGAACAAATTGGTTCAGGAACTGCGGCTGGCCCTTATGAGTCAAGAACTCGGCATAACGTGTCCAAAGGAGCATGAGGCACTCGAGGAGAAATATCGTGTATTACAGCACAAACTCAGAGACATGacggaaaaattaaatttgaatttaggAGAAATTGTAATTATGCACGAACGAGCGGAAATGGCAGAACAAGCtcgagaaaaaattagaattgcCATGGCATTATTATTAGACgaattcaagcaagttttacAAGATTTCGATACTTGTTCTGAAATCGATGACgaaaaacgtaataaattaaaagcgaTATACGAAAGGATGTTGG ATATCCAAAATGATGAAAGGAAGGCATCTGAAGAGCTTATAAATCATGAAATATCCAACTCCAAAAATTGCGTCTCGCACGTGGCGGAAGATGTAGCGGAATGTGTACGTACAGAGGAATCGAACAATGTCGAAGACAGTTTGGATTACTTTGACAAAAAGGAAGAGGAACACACCTTACGGCAAGCGGAGCGAAACAACGAggtgcaaaatattaataaggaACTGGCGCTTAAAGAAAGCCTCGTGTCGGAACTCATAAAAAGCGCCACGCAAGAAACTGCCGAAAGCCGTAAGAACATCATTGAGATGGAGCAAGAACTCAAACGGCTACATgcggaaaaagaggaaaatttACAAGCGGTACACGCACACAACGTCAGCTCCAA ATTGGCTGAGACGCGTCGTAAAAAGGTGCAAGAATTGGAAAGAAAGATAGCGGAATTGACACGCAAGTGCACGGAACAGAACAAGATAATCAAGGGGAAAGAGAAGCAGGATCAAAGGATTAAAACTCTCGCCAGTGAGATACAGTCGTTAAAGGAAACTCGAGTCAAGCTTATCAGGCAGATGCGCAACGacgcaaataattttacaaagtgGAAACAATCCAAGGAGaaggaaattaataaattacgaacACAGGATCGTAAGCGTGCTTACGAAATGGTACGCATGAAAATAGAACATAATAAACAAGAGAATGTCtttaagagaaaaatggaGGAGGCCTTTGCAGTTAACAAAAGATTAAAG GGCGCATTGGAGATGCAGAGAAAGGCGATACAGCGTCAGGAAAGGAAGGCCAATAGCAAAGAGGAGATAAAAACTTGGATGGCTCAGGAATTGGAAGTATTAATGGCCACCGTAGAAGCGGATTATTCTCTTGAAAAACTGATGCAAGATAGAGCTTCATTGGTGCATCAATTGGagcaacttaaaaaaaatagcgatCCGGATGAAGAGGAGCTTATGACTCTTACCGAATTTATAGAACTGCGTAACGCACAAATTGCAGATCTGCAGCAAAAGATTCTCGAGTCGGACCAGG AAACTAGGACAAGTGCCAGATGGAATATAATACGTACAATAGCGGACGCCAAGGCGGCATTTGAAACGGCATTCCATATAATTACACAAGACAGGAAGCAACAGTGTTACAAGTATGACGAATTGAAA GAGAAGTATCGGAACTTGGAAGCGCGATTGGAGGAATATGAAAAACGGGATAGAGTAAATGAAATGTCTCGTCCGCGAAATACGTCTGACACGTCCTCTAGCGATACTGAAACTTTGACAAAATCTGAAAGACAG ATTTTAACAGAGAATAAGTTAAATACGAATGAAAGATCACCGactaagaaaagaaagagggaaagtAAAATAGAGGTAATCAACGAGAATGCTTACTTATCGCACGATGATAGTTCAATGATGGAGGACGATGTCGATAAAGATCCAGATTGGAAAAAGACACCGCTTTACAGTCGCATACAAAAGTTGCAG AATAAATCAAAACTTTCCATTCAACGATTGACTTTTAAAATGGAACCCGATTCGAGCCCGATAAAGTGCGCTTGTAAAACTAAATGTGCTACACGGATATGCACGTGTCGCAAGAATGGAATTACCTGCAACAACTGTAGCTGTGACTCGGAACAATGTCAGAATAAAGACAAACAGAAT ttgCGTACTACGCTATTTTCAGATGTCATGGAGGATGAAGCAAAATGTGATTAG
- the LOC139823185 gene encoding monocyte to macrophage differentiation factor 2, translated as MEDTAAPAAVTPPLTTLPETERLVGYSSGLGILRILGYRPIRSLYRWIVMDGTCLRQFVTASIKNFLQLQRIKEIKWMNPRACTNEAYTPTSIEHMANVATHGIWIVPSVIGSIELVRRSATWAQFVSACVYGTSLILVFAVSTFFHSVHYCNHNRQLKDALHRCDRAMIYIFIAASYFPWLNIEHFPDDELLFAMRYVVWIMAIIGILYQQIFHERYKMLETIFYVVMGIGPSVAILNAYNYYNITELKLGGLIYVLGLVFFKSDGRIPCAHAIWHLFVAAAAGFHYYAILNHVFPETGPTNLLGPSGTNMPQLSNVLKPHVEL; from the exons ATGGAAGACACAGCTGCTCCGGCAGCTGTTACGCCGCCGTTAACCACGTTACCCGAGACCGAGAGACTCGTCGGATACTCGTCGGGATTGGGAATATTGAGAATACTGGGATATCGGCCGATCAGATCTCTCTACCGTTGGATT GTCATGGACGGTACCTGCCTTCGTCAGTTTGTCACAGCATCTATCAAAAATTTCCTGCAACTACAACGGATCAAAGA GATAAAGTGGATGAATCCGAGAGCATGCACAAACGAGGCGTATACTCCTACATCCATTGAACATATGGCAAATGTGGCAACTCACGGAATATGGATTGTACCTTCGGTAATTGGCAGTATCGAACTGGTACGGCGTTCAGCGACATGGGCTCAGTTTGTTTCCGCTTGCGTATACGGCACTTCCTTGATCCTTGTCTTTGCAGTGTCAACTTTCTTCCACAGTGTGCACTACTGCAATCACAACAG ACAACTAAAAGATGCGTTGCATCGTTGCGATCGTGCTATGATTTACATCTTCATAGCGGCCAGTTACTTTCCATGGTTAAATATAGAACATTTCCCAGACGACGAGCTTTTGTTCGCGATGCGATATGTCGTCTGGATCATGGCTATAATAGGTATCCTCTACCAGCAGATCTTTCACGAGAGATACAAGATGCTCGAAACTATTTTCTATGTGGTTATGGGTATTGGACCTAGCGTCGCGATCCTTAATGCT TATAACTATTACAATATTACGGAATTGAAACTGGGTGGACTGATATACGTTCTTGGCTTAGTATTTTTCAAATCGGACGGCCGTATACCTTGCGCTCACGCAATCTGGCATCTTTTCGTAGCTGCGGCGGCTGGATTTCACTACTATGCGATTCTGAACCACGTGTTTCCTGAAACAGGCCCGACGAATCTTCTTGGACCATCTGGCACAAATATGCCACAATTATCTAATGTACTAAAGCCTCATGTGGAATTGTAG